A genomic region of Manihot esculenta cultivar AM560-2 chromosome 15, M.esculenta_v8, whole genome shotgun sequence contains the following coding sequences:
- the LOC110601932 gene encoding probable NAD(P)H dehydrogenase (quinone) FQR1-like 1, which translates to MGKGGGCVPSKKKLIQDPRLPERDSPIITQNQSQNQSASQTQPITIQNSITLPLKKLKIFIIFYSMYGHVEFLARRMKKGVDSIDGVEAVLYRVSETLPVEVLEQMKAPPKGDEIPVISVNELVNADGFLFGFPTRFGSMASQMKAFFDSTDELWMEQKLAGLPAGFFVSTGTQGGGQETTAWTAITQLAHHGMLYVPIGYTFGAGMFRMDSIRGGSPYGAGVFSGDGSRQPTETELALAEHQGKYMATVVKRFAKPSSPVNGNNHS; encoded by the exons ATGGGTAAGGGTGGTGGGTGTGTGCCAAGCAAGAAGAAGTTAATTCAAGATCCTCGCCTCCCAGAAAGAGACTCTCCGATTATTACCCAAAACCAAAGCCAAAATCAAAGTGCAAGCCAAACCCAACCCATTACAATCCAGAATAGCATCACTCTACCACTTAagaagcttaaaatcttcataaTTTTTTACTCGATGTATGGCCATGTGGAGTTTTTGGCAAGGAGAATGAAGAAGGGTGTGGATTCCATTGATGGGGTCGAAGCAGTTTTGTACAGGGTCTCAGAGACGCTACCAGTAGAGGTTTTGGAGCAAATGAAGGCGCCACCGAAGGGAGATGAGATCCCAGTAATATCAGTTAATGAGTTAGTCAATGCTGATGGGTTCTTATTTGGATTCCCAACAAGGTTTGGTTCTATGGCATCTCAGATGAAAGCGTTCTTTGACTCCACAGATGAACTGTGGATGGAACAAAAGCTTGCAGGACTTCCTGCTGGGTTCTTTGTGAGCACGGGCACGCAGGGGGGCGGGCAAGAAACAACTGC GTGGACAGCAATTACTCAATTGGCACACCACGGGATGCTCTATGTACCAATTGGGTACACTTTTGGAGCTGGAATGTTTAGAATGGATTCCATTAGAGGAGGGTCTCCATACGGTGCTGGAGTCTTTTCCGGAGACGGCTCGAGGCAGCCAACTGAAACAGAGTTGGCTCTTGCTGAGCATCAGGGAAAATACATGGCCACAGTAGTGAAGAGATTTGCTAAGCCTTCCTCGCCTGTAAATGGTAACAACCATAGCTAG
- the LOC110602503 gene encoding uncharacterized protein LOC110602503: MFVHEHGFPCLHCQPQDYIRMVQHLIERCLLFHMSRDDCIKALAKHANIHPVVTLTVWKELLKENKGFFRAYFNGISPRHSTSRAAAAAAAGGRVAPLTRVACYTSSYQYHK; this comes from the exons ATGTTCGTCCACGAGCATGGATTCCCTTGCTTGCATTGCCAACCACAAGACTATATTAGAATG GTTCAACATCTGATAGAGAGGTGTCTGCTGTTTCATATGAGCAGAGATGATTGCATCAAGGCACTTGCAAAGCATGCTAATATTCACCCAGTTGTCACTCTTACAG TGTGGAAAGAGCTTCTCAAAGAGAATAAGGGATTCTTCAGAGCTTATTTCAACGGTATTTCTCCTAGACACTCAACCA GTagagctgctgctgctgctgctgctggtgGAAGGGTAGCTCCCTTGACCCGTGTGGCTTGTTACACGTCCAGTTACCAATATCATAAATAG